The Palaemon carinicauda isolate YSFRI2023 chromosome 43, ASM3689809v2, whole genome shotgun sequence genomic sequence TTATGATATTATCTGTATTATAAGCATTACGAGTAATGTTAAAACTAAATGTTCTGCACATATGAGAGATAATAATGACTTGGTCGGTATTATCCGTTTGCCGGTGATGATAATATTATTGGTTATTATGTCTGTTTTATCAGTAAGTGTCACAGAtggaaatgagaatgtaacagctggacaatttatacagagagagagagagagagagagagagagagagagagagagagagagagagagagagagagagagagagagagagagagatggtgtgtcAACCTGGCTCAGAAAACTGACGTTTtgagagacagacagactgacagacatcacaagtatatatacagtgtatatatacacacacacacacacacacacacacacatatatatatatatatatatatatatatatatatatatatatatatatatatatatatatatatatataatgggtataaataaattgatatatatagatatataaagtgagtgtgtgtgtgtatgtgtgtgtatttcacacacacacaaaaataaatgcaGTTGCAAGCTATCTACCTCCTCCCCCACATCTTTGACCCTTCACACCTGACTGACTATCAGGTATTGATCTTAATCACCTCCATATATCAATGAAGGGAGAGGATTTATCCAAAAGGGTTCCCATTAAATCCCTTCCCTTTGGGATTAAATCCTTTGCCTTAATCACCAAAGAGGATTCTTTATTGGTAGAAGTGATTTAGTCCCAATGCTCATTTTGATAGTGATGATGTTAATGTCATCTGAATTGTGATCATTAATGATGAGGCTCACATTCTTCCATCAAAAACTTGATTGTTTATCTCTGCTTTTATCAGTAATGACGTCATAGTTACTTCATAAATGATATAATATACGCTTTGTTCATAATGATAAGAATGCAAACATTATTCTGCAATTTAGACTTCCGGAAACATGAAgattattctctctccctctctctctctctctctctctctctctctctctctctctctctctctctctctctctctctctctgaattactcCAGTGAttatacaagtctctctctctctcttctctctctctctctctctctctctctctctctctctctctctctctctctgaaatactcCAGTGATTatgcaagttctctctctctctctctctctctctctctctctctctctctctgaaatactcCAGTGATTatgcaagttctctctctctctctctctctctctctctctcctctctctctctctctctctctctctctctctgaattactcCAGTGAttatgtaagtctctctctctctctctctctctctctctctctctctctctctctctctctctctctctgaattactcAGTGAttatgcaagtctctctctctctctctctctctctctctctctctctctctctctctctctctctctctctctctctcaaacattgaaTTATTACATCATCAGACACAAAGACAAACAAACAGAGACAAAAGCAGCACTTAGACCTGTTGTTTGTGTCTTTGACTTTACTAAttcagtgtttgtttgtttgtttgtttgttgatattGTGCAAGGTGAAGGGTAATGGTGCATTGTGTGTCTGAGGAATAGATGTGCTGTTGGTTATGTATGAAATGAACCTCCATTAAATCCTGGGTTTATTTTGGTCAGGATCAGAACAAAGATGACATTTTCCCCTTTTGCAACAGATTTGCAAAATGCAATTTCATGTAACAACCAACAACAGCTattaattgggagagagagagagagagagagagagagagagagagagagagagagagagagagatgacctgacctgacctgacctgacctcaaAACAACCTTACCATTAGAGAAGGCCTTTGGTCATTTCTCTCCTTCAGAGGATCAAGTCGGGATTACACAAGAAGGacggttgttattattatcatttattattgttgttgttgttgaactatattttcaatgaaaaaaataaagaaaaatgtatttgACATTTTAGAAGTCAAAAAAACTGAAAGAACAGAAGACCTTGACACGTTCTGTTTTGGAAGCTTCTGTCTCAGACCAGAATCGTCTTTCTTCGTGAGGTTCACCTATAAGGTATCGTCGGAGGTCAGAGGTCAAAGTTCAAAGGATGTAACATTAGGTGTTAACAAGTCTCTGAAATGCATAGGTGAGCCCAAGACAAATTTGCAAGTCTCGATGAAGGTTTTGatgacaaacaacaacaataactttacctcttcttcttcttcttcttcttcttgataatATCTGATATAAACACAATTGTTTTACTTAAAATGAACCAGATTTCAACTCTATGGAATCTTTCCTCAGATAGGGATCCTGAGTCTTGGGACAAACATTGATTGACGCCATAAAGAAAACATTTTCCTATATGTCAGAAACTGAAATACCATAAGAGGTTATGCTCTGCCTGCATTGAATGGCCTCCCTGCCCCAGGACAGAGCCTTCTTTGTCAGGGTTCCTTAATTCAATCATAGAAAGTATCACATTATTTTCTTAAGAATCTTCCTCTCACATTCTCAGATTCTCCTCGTGGGAAAAACTCTCTCACTCTCCCTTTTCGTACCTCTCACAGGACAATGTCCAggtctcctctccacccatgctaggaccaggagggcaCAGGGAATGggttctgatgactcagcatatagagacagacctacaggctcccccaaacctcccatcgcTATCTCAGATGGAAAGTGAAATTATAATCACTACTGGAAGCTATTGGATTAAAGCAGGTGTTGAACTCCCGACCCACCTATTGCAAGTCAGGGAGGTTTCTGTCAAGTAGGCAACCACATCTTTAAGAGGAGATTCCTTTTTACCAAAATGGAGAGAAATAGTATATAAAATCGTTTTGTTTCTCTGATTGTGTAAAGAAAGTCTCAAgacgaagaaaaagagagagaagagatcaACGAAAGTAAAGAGATTTTTCTATCTCTCCACAAACACAAGTCTCCTCCCAATTCAATTCCTtgaatcctagttgtaaaagcagaatgccataagccaacaagaaaaaatagcccagtgagagaaggaaataaggaaacaaactacaagagaataaataaacaatttaaaaaatactattttaagagcagtaacaccattgaaatagatctttcatatataaactataaaaaaagagacgtGTCAGTCTGTTATGTCAACTAACTTCAGCAAGTTATGCTTAGGTACCTAGTGGTTTTGGTGTGCCAATCCTTAAGGGATATTTTGGTACTCAGTGCATTGTAGAGTCAATTGCTTTTTCTATTTATTCCAGCCTTTCTATTGTAAAGTCCTTGTATTAGCATAGTCCAGTCAACTCTTATCTTTtcgttcttcctcttcttcctaatTATTTTTTCCTTCTGTCTCTCCCCTGGCAAACAGTCCACCTTTCTCTCTGTGCCTCCCATCTATCCTTGAATTCTTCCTCGCATTAATTcacaattcaaatatatatgttttatatggaaGAATTCTCCGGGAAAAGAAaatcttcctgagagagagagagagagagagagagagatgagagagagagagagagagagagagagagaggagagagagagagagagagaatggtgggcctatgatgtaagtcagtatagaaagggtttgctatttatttcgtaaaggtttagattatattaatagcaatatttttggtttgaggatactgtagtgttgcataaattgcataaaaataacaattaaacgaattcattcATTCACCTCCGAGTTACCATCTCCCTCCCATTCCCTCTTTGGTCGTTTTACCCAGACCCACTCTAAGAGATTCTGGCTTcaaaccgaaccgctattttcaccatgagttaattttatcaattccacgtttttagtagattctggtattcaaagttagtttataataacatgttttttttattcttagtgtgatttgtctcaatttgtgttgaaatatgtgaaaagtaacaaaattatgcatctTGCATCCGAAATCAAGCTCCTGTCCTTGACTTCAGCGGGtgatgttattaaatttagatttaccatcacgatactttataacaaatttatttatttaacattatttatgacaaaacctatatctaaatgagaaatttagattaataaataagtttcgatttaaATATACTTAGTAATCATTtggaaacaatgatggtattcggacaaaaatactcccgaccaatcagctatcaggaaattttccgagctaaaagggcacccctgagagtcggtgcaaatatgcctcgataagaTAAATTGTACTATTTCTAGTAGTGGTACTAAAACTAGTACTGGTACTAGTACTGGGACTGGTTTTTGAACTGATACCATATCAGGAACAGTACCAGTTCCTGTGCTAGTCTAGTACTGTTACCTTTATACAGTAtcagtaccagtactagtactagtTCTGGTACTGGTACCACTACCAGCACTAGTACTATCATTGGTACTGATAATGATACCAGTACTGGTAGTGGTCCAATACTAGCACTGGTACCAGTAACATTaccaatagtaatattaatagtagtacCAGTATTCTTACTGGTACTGATACTGGTATTGATACCATTAACAGTAACAGTACCAGTACTAGTTCTAGTTACCAGTATTAAAAGTAGTACTTTTGCCTTTACTGGCATTGGTACTGGTACTGATACCAGTACTAGTACAAGAAATAGTACTAGAAatactactagtactagtactggtactggtAATAGCACTAGgactagtactagtactaatactagtactattactagtactatTACTAGAACTGGTACTGAAATCAGTACCAGTACTACTGCTAGTGCTAGTACAAGTACCAATACTAGCACTAGTAGTAGTGCTAATACTAGTATTAGTACTGCTACTAGTACTTGTACCAGTgtcaatactaatactaatactagtgCTAGAAAATTgtactattattaatactagtactggtactggtactgtGTACTGGTACTGTACACTCTGTAATGGTACTGTATTATACTAGTACTGATACCAATACCAGTGCCAGTGCCAGTACCAGTACTGATACCAATACCAGAACCAGTAACAGGACTAGTACTGGATTTGGTAAAGGTATCTGTTGGAGTACCAGTACCATTAAAACTACCAGTACTATTTCTAGTACTAGTACCAATGACAAATACTAGTATCAGTACTGGAACCAGTAACAGTACTACAAGTATCAGTGCCAGGACGAGTACCAGTACTATTACTAGTAAAAGTACTAGTACTAGTGACTGATATTGGTATCAGTACCAATATTGAACCAGTACTATTACTGGTaatagtattagtactagtactagtactggtcCATTACTGGTACCGGTACCAATACCAGTATTGGTATCAGTACCAGTCCCAGAACCAGTATCGGTATCACTTCCAGTACTGGTACTAGGACTGGTTCTGCTACTGCTACTTGTACAGATACTGGTCACTGGTACcagtactagtactaatactagtactagtactagaaCTGGTACTGGTACTTGTTCTGAAACCAGTACCAGTATCAAtactaatagtaatactaatactagtactattactattaataggaCAAGCACTAGTACTGGTACATATACCAGTGCCAGTACTGttactagtactagtactggtactgcTATTAGTGCTGGTATCAGTATCAGAACCAGTACTAATACCCATACCTGTACCCAGtatcaataaaaatacaaatagtaCTAGTTCTAGTAATAGTACTAAAactagtactggtactggtactagTATTGGAACTGGTTTTGGTACTGATACCATATCAGTAACAGTACCAGTGCTAGTACTAGTACTGTTACCTTTATACAGTGCCAGAAACAGTAGTAGTACTAGTACTTGTTTCAGTATCAGTATCAGATTTTgtttacatcctctctctctctctctctctctctctctctctctctctctctctctctctctctctctctctctctctctctctctctctcagaagttccTGGGGGTTACTCTACTGATGTGGGTCGCCTCTTCCTCTCCCAGAGTCTTAAAGAGCATGATGATGATAAGGGAGAATGAATGAGACAGGAACTCCCAACCCTTACATCTCTAGAGTCAACCTTTAGTTATGTCAACATTTGGGTTTCtgttttttaattcttatattctgAGATGTTCAACTTCTCTAATACAATTGTGGTTTATTttgtcagtcagagagagagagagagagagagagagagagagagagatgagagagagagagagagagagagagattcccaccaTTCCCTATTCTTAAAAGCTCCTCCCACACCTTGATATATAAACCCTTCAATTCTCAGCGTCATTCCCACATTCTTTCCTAACATTTATCCTTTGCACATTTTATTCCTTTGTTTTACTGGAGCAGATATTACAGCAAGTTTTCAGAAGCACCAAAATTAGCTTAAGGTTTTGACTTAAAGATATAGACACCTTTTGAATGTACAGAAATATTACATTTTGTAATGAAATCACAGAAGGATTTGTCCTATTTCAATTATCTTTGGTGtcaaaatcatacattttttttcactatatCAAATCTATTTTGGAACAACTGGAGTTTTCACTTACTTCCAACAACCAGGGCACAGTGGATGGCAACACTGTGTGAAACTCAGCATATGGGGGTCAGTATGAactgaataattatttatttactgaaCCTAAATAATTTTCTTAGTGAATTAAATGTCTATTATATCCACCACCATCCAGCTATTGTTGCCTACATTCAGTTTAACACAGATGTTTAATTTAAAACAGCTGAGCTTGAATGGATAAGGTATGCCAGGGTGAACTACCAGAGTCTAGCCAAGGGTAACTGGGGTCTTATAATACATTGCTTTGCaggtagttagttagttagttacctGGATGGTCTACAGATCGTAGGGGACTTGAATGATCATACTGGAGTTAGGTTGTAGGTCATACACACTTTTATTCCCCATCGTAGGCATATCCCGTACCTTATAGGGCATGATTGTGATCAGGGTGGTCAAAGGATGAACTATCTTCCTGGATTCACTGAATATAGATAATTGTTATTCATTCGTACTTTGAATAATATTCACCCAAATGGCAAaaggaaacacccccccccctctctctctctctctctctctctctctctctctctctctctctctctctctctctcgccacataTCCTTTGATCTTTGATTGAATATTTGTTGCAGAAAAAATCCATTGATAGCTGTTGTTGGTTCTTGCATGAAATTGCATTTTGCCAAATCTGCTGCAAAATCAAGTTTCCTACACACCATTATTAATGGAATACGGAACTAATTATGCAGACACAAACTCATTAGCTTTGACGAGCATCGAATCATTAGGCGGTTTGAAAGTCTTGTTGTTCAAAGACTGAGCGAAAGGATCCCCTCAACAGccacttcttctccttcttcttggaGTCAAGTAGAAGGAAAGATTGTCCAATTTCCTgaatctcttcctcctcctccactggACATTAAGTAGAAATCTTCCTTCTCCCTTCTGGCCAAACCCAAggaaggtcttcttcttcttcttcttcttcttagtttaGTTTTGACACTTACAAGTTCAGTGTCTCTCTCTGATGTGAGATCTTCATGAGATGGGTTCTTCATTAACCGAGGTCTTCAATACAAAACGGTTTAACTTGGTCATCTTTAACTGAAGTTTTCATTACTAAGGGCTTCAATAACTGAGGTCTCTTGTCAATTGGAAGTACGTTATTAACCTCCTCACAGCAGTCGATTGACCACCATGTACGAGAAAGATATTAGAGACTGGGGCACTCTTCCTAACGAAAAgttgatccagagagagagagagagagagagattctctctctctctctctctctctctctctctctctctctctctctctctctctcaacaagtgcCTTAATTTCAGTAAGCGATTCGTCATCTTTTCTTTTGGCGCCAAAAAGATGTTTACCGGAACCGTTTCATACGACATCAGACTTCCCCCGTTAGACTCGTGAAGCCTTACGGTGCTTTTGTCTCCGATGTAAACACTGgacctacttcttcttcttcttcgtcttcttcgtcttctttttctttttcttcttctttttcttctttttcttcttcttcttcttgtgcaaaTTTGTTGGCGACAACAAAAGTCTTTCATGAATATTTCCTGGGCAAAAAAACACAAACATTTGAGAGCATTCTTTACACATCGTAACTCTTGGAGATAATTTTACTCTATGAAGAGATGAAAATAACAGTTAgaatttattatttgatatatatttagatgtattgtACTTCCACAGAAAATATCGATATGTATTTTCTAATTGaaaatacatataggcctatataggcCTATTCCAAAAGCAAAAACTTCTACATTAAGATAAAAGTGAAGTTGAAATACAAGAACAGAGTTTAACAAATTCTTAAAAAGGCTTCAAGGGTTTTCCTTCATCCAAGATTGGGGATTATTTGCCAACAGAACTGATCCTTTTGTCTCAACTTTGCCTTTTGTTGGCAATGCTTTAAAGCTGACACCATTTACTGGTGAGCTTGTAGTCAATGCTGCCAGCATAATGTTGGCAGCACTGTTAAAATGTTTGGTTAAGTGTTATGTTGGCAGCTCTGTCTCCGTTTCATAATGAGGAAGACAACAGATACAAAACCACATATGTTGATTCCTCCTCTTCTGatattgaagatgggttgattattaAGAAggtgggagctctctctctctctctctctcctcctctctctctctcctctctctctctctctctctgctctctctctctctctcctctcaaatattaaaaaaaaaaaaaaattcattgaaaactGAAGTGTTCTTTTATATTAACTGTTGTCCATTTCATAACAAGAGAAAATTGAATTTCAAAGTAAAGGAGATTAACAAAAAAGATAAACTAAAGAGGCCGTTTTtatctttcagtttcttcatcACCAAAGTTAAGGTCAACAGAAGGTTTATTTAGACAACTGAACTTGAATGGATAAGGTATGCCAGGGTAAACTACCAGAGCCTACCCAAGGGTAAATGGGTCTTATAATCCATTGCTTTGCaggtagttagttagttagttagttacctGGATGGTCTACAGATTGTAAGGGTACTTGAATGATCCTACTGGAGTTAGGTGTAGGTCATACACACTTTTATTCCCTATCGTAGGCATATCCCGTACCTTATTGAGCATGATTGTGATTGATAAGGTCAAAGGATGATCTATCTGCCTGGAGTCAATGAATACAGATAATTGTTATTCATCCATACTTTGAATAATATTCACCCAGATGGCAAaaggaaacttctctctctctctctctctctctctctctctctctctctctctctcctctctctctctctctctctctcttcagttgctATTGCTTCTCCTATCACaagtagcaacaacagcaacagaagcaagagcagaagaagaagcagaaggtaaaTGGCAACATTAATATCTGGTTGCTGTTTGATAAAGAGTAGAATAGACTCTAAACAGATCGTCTCTTTGTGCATCGCTCAAAAGAGAATGAATTAATTCAGTAATTaaagttgataaataaagaaaCGAGACGATGAAATGAGaatgtgtgtctgtctctctcttgtGGTGCTTCCCAACATGGCTCATTGGGTGAGAGGTtgaggagatgattattattattccctccAGACATCATCGTTCATTTCCTTTAGACATCGATCAATAGAGGAAACACTTTCTATTCAGTCTAACCTCTATTTAGACTCATTTGGGGTTTAGACATTTTGAAATACGTTGATGAATTTTGAAATTGTTCAACAGTTCcgaattgatctttttttttctccaaatgaaTCTTTTTTCAGGAACTGTTTTCTGTTCAAGTTTTGTTGAGGGGTTAAATAAAAGGGAATTTTTGGACGATGAATTTATACATTTAATGAAACTTTAAAGGAAGAGGAAAATGGTACAATTTTCCTGTTGTCAAATCAAACCTGTATCATTTGGATGACCTTCAGTtcaataggtcaaaggtcaaaggtcagagaTGCAATTGTTAGATGATTTTATGAGGAAaaccaatattttcttttcattaaaatggCCATCTCGAAAAACTCGAGCTATTTTTGTCTTAAATTTTGCTTCACTAAaacatataataatgaataatgacaatgaatttagaaatgatacttttattattattattattattattattattattattattattattattattattattatctaagctacaaacctagttaaaaaagcaggattctttataagctcaacggctccaacagggaaaatagcccaggaaggaaaggaaatgaggaaacagaataTTAAGCCcatgtgtacccttaagcaagagaactctaaccaaagacattctctctctctctcggcgggaACATTTGTCTTTGGCACCTGATCATCTCGCTTTGGACACACAACCATTGGACTCCAGGACTGTTTACAAATGAGTCCAGATATTGTCTGGACTTTACTGACAGGAGGCAAAGGATGTGGCACAGAGGACATGAATGGTTTAAGGATGCCAACATTGGTGTACTGTTATGGCGAGGATCAATTATAGGGGAAGGATCAGCAGGATTGGAAGATAAGATTTGCATGTCATGAGGAGAGGCAGCATGAAGGGCGTTTTCTATAGGGATGACATCCTTGATGTGTAGGAGAGATCTTACTCTGATCCTGTTGGTCCTGACTTCATTTTGATGGATGATAACGCTTATCTCCAATCGTGGTAGGGTGTTGAATCCCTTCCTAGATAAGGAGACAATTGTCTAGATGGAATGACCTGCTCGTTTCCCAGACCTAGACCCAATTGAGCATGTGTGGAACATGTTGCAGGTTGCCATATCCGGTCGTGTAGCAgacacgtatgtgtatatgtatgtatatatatatgtatgtatatgtatgttttgcttatgtatttatatagataagcctaccgtgttctcatataaataaactgtactgaaaaacaagaaattacccgccactagaaatgactcttttcggcaggtgtctaatgagcttggggactccacccacttaaatacctgacccaagcacaggtagctggtaagggagtgtcattgttctttaaatctctatatgtatgttcgtacgtttgctttccctataaaatgtgaagaagcccctctcaataaatcagttctctgaggaagtatcacgaaactagtcaggacttaagcgtatatttcgtattttcattttccctgtggttcttctgcatatatatatatatatatatatatatatatatatatatatatatatatatatatatatatatatatatatatatatatatatatatacacatatatatatatatatatgtatatatatatatatatatatatatatatatatatatatatatatatatataatatatatgtgtgtgtgtgtgtgtgtgtgtgtgtgtgtgtgtatatgtatatacacttttcATTCAAGAGTCTTTCCCCTCTTCTCAAGACCCCTGAAGATCTGATGCCCTTATTATATCAATGAAGGGAAATCGTTGTTGGGAGAGGATTTATCTAAGAGGAGGTTCCCATTAAATCCCTTCCCTTTGGGATTAAATCCTTTCCCCTAATCCCCACAATTTCTGAGTATTATGAAGCCCTGGCATTCTCAATGGAGGTATTTTAATAGTATACGTTTTATCAGTAATGATAATTTATCAATGATAGTATTTCTCTTATAGTTCACCTAATGGTAACAACGATTCACTTATTCCACTCGACACTTTACTGGTAGAAGTTTTCGTCTCATAACTCCTATTGATGGTGATGATATTGATATCATCTGTATTGAGTAATGATGACGTCATATGTGATGTAGACCTAATAATGTTATTGGTTATGTCTGTTCCATCAGTAATGACGTCATAGATGATTGGTGTTTTATCAGTAATGATGTCAAAGGTAATAACTCTACATCTAGATGAATGTCAATCAATTTGCAAAATGCAATTTTATGCAAGAactaacaatagagagagagagagagagagagagagagagagagagagagagagagagagagagagagagagagagagagagagcttgtcatTTTGGCTCTGAAACTCATGCCTTTAGAGATAGACACAGACAGACATCACAATAGTCTCCCAACATATTCTATTGGAGGAAAACTTCGAGTTTTATGAAGACCAAAGAAATACATCGgtgttttttctttcttcactaaACCTGCAAaatgtttttcctgtttttttcctcctcagtttatttttagtttttcccTATACAGAGTTTTTTTTCTGTACAGTGATTGGAATATAGGAAAATAGGAACGGAAAGAATtccaaacccacacacacaccaatatatgaGTAATTGAAAATGCAGTTGCAAGCCCTCTACATTCCTCCCCTCACATCTCTGACCCTCCACACATGACTGACTATCAGGTACCTATCTCAATCCTCTCCTTTTCTTCTcaaaatcaaaatctctctctgtAAAATCTTCCAATGATTTTGGAAGAAGAGAGAAACTGGAAGTCCCAAAAGAGACACCTCTCAAAGACTTCCAATGTTCTCTGGAAGAGTTTGGAAGTTTTCCATTGAAAGATGAACCTCAGATGAGAACCTTTCTTCTTCTTGAGAGGTTCAAATGGAGAAGGTTCAGAGTTCAGAGTttcagaggtcaaaggtcaaagggaaATGATATAAGTAAACCGTTTATGGTTCTCCTTTGTGCCAacattaaagtttattattattattattattattattattaccaccctagttggaaaagcaggatgctataatcccagggactccaacagggaaaatagcacaggtgtgtatgtgtgtgtgggaggggtgtCAGACAAACATTTATACTTGTAcgaaacacacaaaaaaaagggaaataataatTTGTACAAAATTCCCCAAAAGAAAATGACTTACTTCAAATagttaagaaatacaaaataatgatCATCACAGAAGAACAAAAGTTCTGGGAACTCATTGGCTGAAGACACTCATAAaagattatactatatatatatacctttgctagggatatgcatatgatatatatatatatatatatatatatatatatatatatatatatatatatatatatatatatatatatatatatatatatatatatatatatatatatatatatatatatacatatatatattatacaaatatattcaattATGAATAATTAGGGATGTGTACATATACaaagtacatgcatatacatactctACAGATGTATATACATAAGCGTGTGCgtattttgtgtgtttatatgaactcgtgtgtgtatacatacatgtttgtAGCCTCCCTTATGTATATAAATCCCAGAATCGATCCGTTAGGGGTAAACAAATACCCATTTCTCTTTTCTACAGTAATCTGTGGTAATCTTTGACGTCTGTTGTGTTGCCCTAATGTGAAATGAAGTTCCTGGGAGTTACTCGACTGATGTGGGTCGCCTCTTCCTCCCCCAGTCTCTCAAAGGGCATGATGATAATAAGGGAGGATGAATGGGACAGGAACTACCTAACCTTATATCTCTAGAGCCAACCTTTAGTTATGTCAGCATTTGGA encodes the following:
- the LOC137633877 gene encoding uncharacterized protein, which codes for MVLEVLASTPYHYIHVESPLLYTETTTGNIHERLLLSPTNLHKKKKKKKKKKKKKKKKKTKKTKKKKNESRKIVHPLTTLITIMPYKVRDMPTMGNKSVYDLQPNSSMGISTGSDTDTSTNSSTSTSTSNSTGTEQVPVPVLVLVLVLVLVLVPVTSICTSSSSRTSPSTSTGSDTDTGSGTGTDTNTGIGTGTNTFTKSSTSPVTGSGIGISTGTGTGTGIGISTSIIQYHYRVYSTSTQYQYQY